Part of the Firmicutes bacterium HGW-Firmicutes-1 genome, ATATTTACCCGAATGGAATGCGGAGGTTTCGTAACATTGAATACCTTCTAGCTAAGAAAATCTCTTTGTCTAAGAGCCTCATAAACCAAAATAGAGGTTGCAACTGATACATTAAGAGAATCAATATCACCCTTCATTGGTACTTTCGCAATCAAATCACATTTTTCTTTTACTAGTTTACCAACACCAGCCCCTTCTCCTCCAACTACAATAGCCAAAGGTCCCTTTAAATCTACTTTATACATTAATTGACCATCCATATCTGCACATGCAATCCATAAACCTTGTTTTTTAAGGTCTTCAATAGTCCTTACAATGTTGGTAACTCTTGCAACTGGAGTGTATTCAATAGCACCAGCAGAGGTTTTAGATACTGTTGCAGTTAATCCTACCGCTCTTCTTTTAGGAATAATTACACCATGTACTCCTGCAATATTCGCAGTCCTTAAAATAGCGCCTAAATTGTGAGGGTCTTCAATGCTGTCAAGAATAATAACAAAAGGAGGTTCCCCTTTATCCTTTGCTATTTGAAGAATATCTTCTACCTCAACATAATCATATGCAGCGACATAGGCAATTACTCCTTGATGCTTATTGGTGTTAGATATCTTATCCATCATTTCTTTTGTTTCAAATCGAATTACTACGCCTCTTTTTCTCGCCTCTGCTACAATCGTTTTAATTGGTCCACTTTGTTGTTCAGAGTCAATAATAAACAATTTATCAATACTACGATCTGCCTTTAATGCTTCAACTACTGCATTTCTACCTTCAATGATTAATTCAGAATTTTCCATTTTTATCCCTCTTTCTTAAATCTATGTTTATAGTAATTTTTTTCTTTCTAGGAAACCAATAATTTTCTTATGTTTAGGAAGCAAACTTAATTCTTCTCTTGTAAAAGTTTTTGTAAATAGGAGTACCCCAAAATAGAATATAATACCCACAGAAACAGTTAGCAATGTTGCAATTGCATTGTTAATTCCATTTAATTCTCCACCTGCATTGCTTAACAAGATTTCTAACCCTGAAAATACACAAAATACAGTTATGAGCATTACTATTGTCGCAATCAAAGGTTTTATAAAAACCGATAACTTGTCTAGTTTGAAGGAGATATGCTTCTTAAGCACACAATAATTAATGATTAAAATTACTAGATAATATGCTATTGAAGCTAATGCAGCTCCAACTCCCTTTAAAGAAGTTGTTATTAACAAATTATTTAGGATAATTTTCACTATGATTGCTATTCCTAATGCAATGATAGGTATGTATTGCTTAGAAATACCTTGTAATATTCCCGCTAAAGTTTGTCCAACTATCATGAAAACTAAACAAATACTAAACATTTGCAAATAAATAAATCCACCTGGACTTGTGGGGTAAAGCATTCTCATAATTGGTTTTGCCAACATAAACAATCCAATAGCTGCTGGTAAGGCTAGCATTACGGCTAGCTTAAGGCCTTGCTGAACCTTGGAACTTAACTCTTGTGTACTTTTCGTTGCTGCTGCTTCAGAAATAGCAGGAATGATACTCGTTGACAATGCAATACTAATTGTCAATGGAAAATTAATAACACTATAGGCCTTGGCCATTTGTCCTACTACTTCTGATGCATATTTAGTATTATACCCTATTTTTGCAAGTTCTGGATAAAGAGTAAAGCTATCAATGGCATTCATAACTGAAAACACTGCTGCTGCTATGGAAACTGGAATAGCTAACACAAAAATTCTTTTTAATTGTGAAAGATAACTTCTATTATTTTCAATTGATTTATCTTCTTTTATCAGGCTTTCATATTTACTGCGCTTAGTCCTAAATATAACTACCATAAAAATTGCAGAAATGATAAAACCAATCGAGGTACCTATTGCCGCTCCTCCGACTGCCTTAGACAACAAAGCACCTCTATTTAACAGTATAAATACAAGTGATATCCCAATGATTACCTTGGAAATATTTTCAATGATTTGCGATACCGCTGTCGGAAGCATAACTTGAAAGCCTTGGAAGTACCCTTTAATGGCACCTGCTATAGATACAAATACAGGTGAAATAGCAAAGCCCCAAATAACATATTTAAATCCTTCACCAGTTGAATCAATCATACTCTTTGCTCCAACTAGCATAATCAAAGTAATCAGAATTCCAAAAACAATACTAATGATCAAAGTATCCTTAAAGGTCTTTCTAGCTCCCTTGATATTTCCTACAGCAACATCTTCAGCAATTAACTTTGATAATGCATTTGGTATGCCAATAAATCCTGCGGCTATTAAAATAGAGAAAATAGGAAAAACCGTTTGATATAGTCCAATCCCTTCATCTCCTACAAGATATACCAACGGAATTCTATAAAAAACACTAACAAATTTTGCAACAATTCCTGCCAAGGATAAAATAATGGCACCTTTTACAAATCGTTCTGGTTGCTTTGACATCCTTTAACTCCTTCTGATACTAAATCTGTCATGCGCTTAAAATCCTTTTTTAAATATAAATATCCTATTAAGGTTTCAAAACCCGTTGCGGTACGATAATCAATAAGAGAAGCATTTTTGGCCTTTGTTGCAGATTTTGCATTTCTTCCCCGTTTAAATATATTCAACTCTTCTTCAGTCAACATACTTTCAACTATATAATAGATTTCTGCCTGCGCTGATGCTTTCACTAAATCCTTAGCCATTTTATGCATTTTATTAACCTGCATATTGCCTTCATTGACAATTACTGTTCTAATCATCATTTCATACACAGCATCTCCTATATAAGCAAGTACAAGGGGCGAATATTGATTCAGCTTAATTTCTTGTATATTAAATTTTTCTTCAAAATAATCTAAAAAATTATCCACACGTCACCTCAGTTTATACTCTTTTGTATTTAACGCCTTCTCTTGTATCTTCTAATGCAATTCCTTCTGCTTCAAGCAACCTTCGTATTCGGTCTGCTTCTGCAAAATCTTTGTTCTTCTTCGCTTCTTTTCTAAGTGAAATCATTTCTTCAATGTGTATAATTTCAGCATCACTAAACTCAACTTCTACATCTTCCATTAAGTTCAAACATAATACTTGGTCGAAGTCTTGGATTAAATGAAGCTTTTCCACATTATTAAGGGTTGAAGCTTTCATTACATCGTGAAGTACTGTAATGGCATTAGAAATATTCAAATCATCTTCTAATTGCTCCTTAAAGCTATTCCTATATGCCTCAATCTTATCTGTAATTTGATCCGTGGTATTCACATCTTTTTTCAATACAATGACTCTAGACTTCAGCTTATCGTAAGCTGTTTTTGCCATCGTTAAGGATTCAAAGGAAAATACCAGCTGTTTGCGGTAGTGTGAATTCAATACGAAAAATCTATATACAATTGGGTCATATCCTTTTTTCTCAAGTAGGCTTATTGTTAAAAATTCGCCTTTTGATTTGCTCATTTTACCTGTTTGATCTAATAAAAATTCTCCATGCCACCAGTAATTTACCCAAGGCTGTCCTGTGTAGCTTTCTGTTTGAGCAATTTCATTTGTATGATGCACCGGTATGTGATCAACTCCACCACAAT contains:
- a CDS encoding ribonuclease III; protein product: MDNFLDYFEEKFNIQEIKLNQYSPLVLAYIGDAVYEMMIRTVIVNEGNMQVNKMHKMAKDLVKASAQAEIYYIVESMLTEEELNIFKRGRNAKSATKAKNASLIDYRTATGFETLIGYLYLKKDFKRMTDLVSEGVKGCQSNQNDL
- a CDS encoding 23S rRNA (guanosine(2251)-2'-O)-methyltransferase RlmB, which encodes MENSELIIEGRNAVVEALKADRSIDKLFIIDSEQQSGPIKTIVAEARKRGVVIRFETKEMMDKISNTNKHQGVIAYVAAYDYVEVEDILQIAKDKGEPPFVIILDSIEDPHNLGAILRTANIAGVHGVIIPKRRAVGLTATVSKTSAGAIEYTPVARVTNIVRTIEDLKKQGLWIACADMDGQLMYKVDLKGPLAIVVGGEGAGVGKLVKEKCDLIAKVPMKGDIDSLNVSVATSILVYEALRQRDFLS